A genomic region of Pseudomonas sp. MPC6 contains the following coding sequences:
- a CDS encoding glycosyltransferase family 2 protein yields the protein MKISLIVPVFNEEQAIDLFYQAVRRELQLEQVEFEIVFINDGSSDRTAEQIKALAQADDQVLLINFSRNFGKEPALFAGLEYASGDAVIPMDVDLQDPISVIPRLIEQWQKGADVVLAKRRDRTADGVLKRLSAALFYQVLNRIAYTRIEENVGDFRLMDRKVVDVIRTLPEHQLFMKGVLSWAGFTTVVVEYERAGRVAGSSKFNGWKLWNLALEGVTSFSTVPLRLWTYIGGGISIFAVLYAVYMVLDKIFFGNSVPGYPSLMTAILFLGGVQLIGIGILGEYVGRIYIEAKHRPRYVVKDIVGGKNRLGL from the coding sequence ATGAAAATCTCGTTGATCGTCCCGGTATTCAATGAGGAACAGGCGATCGACCTGTTTTATCAAGCGGTGCGGCGTGAGTTGCAACTGGAACAGGTCGAGTTCGAGATCGTGTTCATCAACGATGGCAGTTCCGACCGCACGGCCGAGCAGATCAAGGCGCTGGCGCAAGCCGATGACCAGGTATTGCTGATCAACTTCTCGCGTAATTTCGGCAAAGAGCCGGCACTGTTCGCCGGCCTGGAATATGCCAGCGGCGATGCGGTGATCCCGATGGATGTCGACCTGCAGGATCCGATCAGCGTCATCCCGCGGTTGATTGAACAATGGCAGAAAGGCGCCGATGTGGTGCTCGCCAAACGCCGCGATCGCACCGCCGACGGCGTCCTGAAACGCCTCAGCGCAGCGCTGTTCTACCAGGTGCTCAACCGTATCGCCTACACCCGGATCGAAGAAAACGTCGGGGATTTCCGACTCATGGACCGCAAGGTGGTCGATGTGATTCGCACACTGCCGGAACATCAGTTGTTCATGAAGGGCGTGCTGTCGTGGGCCGGGTTCACCACGGTGGTCGTGGAGTACGAGCGCGCCGGGCGAGTGGCGGGAAGCAGCAAGTTCAATGGCTGGAAACTGTGGAACCTGGCGCTCGAAGGCGTGACCTCCTTCAGCACGGTGCCCTTGCGGTTGTGGACCTACATCGGTGGCGGCATTTCGATCTTCGCGGTGCTCTATGCGGTGTACATGGTGCTGGACAAGATTTTCTTCGGCAACAGCGTCCCCGGTTACCCGTCGTTGATGACCGCGATCCTGTTTCTCGGCGGCGTACAGCTGATCGGCATCGGCATCCTCGGCGAGTACGTGGGCCGCATCTACATCGAAGCCAAGCATCGGCCGCGCTATGTGGTCAAGGACATCGTCGGCGGCAAAAACCGGCTCGGGCTTTAG
- a CDS encoding GtrA family protein has protein sequence MRLLWKGFSSYTVVGVANTLIHWQIFFLLSEAADFSQAMSNLAAFCVAASFSFYMNALYTFDAKASVGGYLLFLGAMGALSLGVGHAGDVWRFHGLLTVALFSALSLVLGFLFSKYVVFREREQ, from the coding sequence ATGAGGCTCTTGTGGAAAGGATTTTCCAGCTACACGGTGGTCGGGGTTGCCAATACGCTGATCCACTGGCAAATTTTCTTCCTGCTGAGTGAGGCAGCCGACTTCAGTCAGGCCATGAGCAACCTGGCAGCCTTCTGCGTTGCCGCCTCGTTTTCCTTCTACATGAACGCGTTGTACACCTTCGATGCCAAGGCCTCGGTCGGCGGTTATCTTCTATTCTTGGGAGCCATGGGGGCCCTGAGCCTGGGCGTCGGCCATGCCGGTGACGTATGGCGGTTTCATGGTCTGCTGACAGTGGCCCTGTTTTCAGCCTTGAGCCTGGTGCTGGGTTTTCTGTTTTCGAAATACGTGGTGTTTCGCGAGCGTGAGCAATGA
- a CDS encoding ATP-binding protein, producing the protein MSERSNRRILLIDDTPSIHVDFRKILMPTPAPTVELDEMEAALFGSEVKTVGALFELDSAYGGQEGLGKLNWALQENRPYALAFVDMRMPEGWDGAQTIEYLWQQDPRLQVVVCTAYSDYSWDELLDRLHAHDRLLILKKPFDNIEVQQMASTLLTKWDMTERASMQVDHLGRMVKRRTRQLTETSVELQREIDERKQLESQLVQSEKLASLGQLAAGVAHEINNPIGFISSNLGTLDGYFKQLQEMLDAYRDAEEAIGSSELIERLQRLREQVELEFLRDDIPLLIKESKDGIDRVSQIVKDLKDFSRVDANQEWQWVNLQQGIESTLNIVANELKYKADVIKEYQELPDIECLPSQINQVIMNLIVNASQAIGPERGTLTLRTGHEAEKVWIEVQDTGSGIAPQSLQKIFDPFFTTKPVGQGTGLGLSLSYGIVKKHRGQISVRSEVGAGTTFRIELPIYQTKPAA; encoded by the coding sequence ATGAGCGAGCGTTCGAACCGGCGTATTCTGCTGATCGACGATACACCGTCCATTCATGTGGATTTTCGCAAGATACTCATGCCAACACCGGCGCCGACCGTCGAACTGGACGAGATGGAAGCAGCGCTGTTCGGCAGTGAAGTCAAAACCGTCGGCGCCCTGTTCGAGCTGGACTCGGCGTACGGCGGGCAGGAGGGGCTCGGAAAGCTCAACTGGGCGCTGCAGGAGAACCGTCCTTACGCCCTGGCGTTTGTCGACATGCGCATGCCCGAGGGCTGGGATGGCGCGCAGACCATTGAATACCTGTGGCAGCAGGACCCGCGCCTGCAGGTGGTGGTCTGCACCGCCTATTCCGACTATTCCTGGGATGAGTTGCTCGATCGCTTGCACGCCCACGACCGCTTGCTGATTCTGAAAAAGCCGTTCGACAATATTGAAGTGCAGCAGATGGCCAGCACCCTGCTGACCAAATGGGACATGACCGAACGGGCCAGCATGCAGGTCGACCACCTGGGGCGGATGGTCAAACGCCGAACCCGGCAGCTCACGGAAACCAGCGTTGAGCTGCAGCGGGAAATCGATGAACGCAAACAGCTTGAATCGCAACTGGTGCAATCGGAAAAACTCGCCTCGCTGGGGCAACTCGCGGCGGGCGTCGCCCATGAAATCAACAATCCCATCGGCTTCATTTCTTCCAACCTTGGCACGCTCGATGGCTACTTCAAGCAGTTGCAGGAAATGCTCGACGCCTATCGGGATGCCGAAGAGGCCATCGGCTCCAGCGAGCTGATCGAGCGCTTGCAACGGCTGCGCGAACAGGTCGAACTGGAGTTCCTGCGCGATGACATTCCGCTGTTGATCAAGGAGTCCAAGGACGGGATCGACCGGGTCAGTCAGATCGTCAAGGACCTCAAGGATTTCTCCCGCGTGGACGCCAATCAGGAATGGCAGTGGGTCAACCTGCAACAGGGCATCGAGTCGACGCTGAACATCGTCGCCAATGAACTCAAGTACAAGGCCGATGTGATCAAGGAGTATCAGGAGCTGCCTGACATCGAGTGCCTGCCTTCGCAGATCAACCAGGTGATCATGAACCTGATCGTCAACGCCTCCCAGGCCATCGGCCCGGAACGCGGCACCCTCACCCTGCGCACCGGGCATGAAGCTGAAAAGGTGTGGATCGAGGTGCAAGACACCGGCTCCGGCATCGCGCCGCAGAGCCTGCAGAAAATCTTCGACCCGTTCTTCACCACCAAGCCGGTGGGCCAGGGGACGGGGCTGGGCTTGTCGCTGTCGTATGGCATCGTGAAGAAGCACCGGGGGCAGATTTCGGTGCGCAGCGAGGTTGGCGCAGGGACCACGTTCAGGATCGAGTTACCCATATACCAAACAAAACCGGCGGCCTGA
- a CDS encoding amino acid permease, translated as MPVGNHLPHGETAQGGPLKRELGERHIRLMALGACIGVGLFLGSAKAIEMAGPAIMLSYIIGGLAILVIMRALGEMAVHNPVAGSFSRYAQDYLGPLAGFLTGWNYWFLWLVTCVAEITAVAVYMGVWFPDVPRWIWALAALISMGSINLIAVKAFGEFEFWFALIKIVTIIAMVVGGIGVIAFGFGNDGVALGISNLWAHGGFMPNGVQGVLMSLQMVMFAYLGVEMIGLTAGEAKNPQKTIPSAIGSVFWRILLFYVGALFVILSIYPWNEIGTQGSPFVMTFERLGIKTAAGIINFVVITAALSSCNGGIFSTGRMLYSLAQNGQAPAGFATTSSNGVPRRALLLSIGALLLGVLLNYLVPEKVFVWVTAIATFGAIWTWVMILLAQLKFRKGLSASERAGLKYKMWLFPISSYLALAFLVLVVGLMAYFPDTRVALYVGPAFLVLLTVLFYVFKLQPTNVSQGAVSSAA; from the coding sequence ATGCCAGTCGGCAATCACCTGCCCCACGGCGAGACCGCTCAGGGCGGCCCGCTTAAACGCGAACTCGGCGAACGGCATATTCGCTTGATGGCGCTCGGTGCCTGTATCGGCGTCGGCCTGTTCCTCGGTTCGGCCAAGGCCATCGAAATGGCCGGCCCGGCCATCATGCTGTCCTACATCATCGGCGGTCTGGCGATCCTGGTGATCATGCGCGCCCTCGGCGAGATGGCCGTGCACAACCCGGTCGCCGGCTCCTTCAGCCGTTATGCCCAAGACTACCTCGGCCCCTTGGCGGGCTTCCTCACCGGCTGGAACTACTGGTTCCTGTGGCTGGTGACCTGCGTCGCGGAAATCACTGCGGTGGCGGTGTACATGGGCGTCTGGTTCCCCGACGTGCCGCGCTGGATCTGGGCGCTCGCGGCGTTGATCAGCATGGGCTCGATCAACCTGATCGCGGTGAAGGCCTTCGGTGAATTCGAGTTCTGGTTCGCCCTGATCAAGATCGTCACCATCATTGCGATGGTGGTGGGCGGTATCGGCGTGATTGCATTCGGCTTCGGCAACGACGGCGTGGCACTGGGGATTTCCAATCTCTGGGCCCATGGCGGCTTCATGCCCAACGGCGTGCAAGGCGTGTTGATGTCCCTGCAAATGGTGATGTTCGCCTACCTCGGCGTCGAGATGATCGGCCTGACCGCCGGGGAAGCAAAGAACCCGCAGAAGACCATTCCCAGCGCAATCGGCTCGGTGTTCTGGCGGATTCTGCTGTTCTACGTCGGTGCGTTGTTCGTGATCCTGTCGATCTACCCGTGGAACGAAATCGGCACCCAGGGCAGCCCGTTCGTGATGACCTTCGAGCGTCTGGGCATCAAGACCGCCGCCGGCATCATCAACTTCGTGGTGATCACTGCCGCGCTGTCGTCCTGCAACGGCGGCATCTTCAGCACCGGGCGCATGCTCTACAGCCTGGCGCAGAACGGCCAGGCCCCGGCCGGTTTTGCTACCACCTCCAGCAACGGCGTGCCGCGCCGTGCGCTGCTGCTGTCGATCGGCGCCTTGCTGCTGGGCGTGCTGCTCAACTACCTGGTGCCGGAGAAAGTCTTCGTCTGGGTCACCGCGATTGCCACCTTTGGCGCGATCTGGACCTGGGTGATGATCCTGCTGGCCCAGCTCAAGTTCCGCAAAGGCCTGAGCGCCAGCGAACGTGCCGGCCTGAAATACAAGATGTGGCTGTTCCCGATCAGTTCCTACCTGGCGCTGGCGTTCCTGGTGCTGGTGGTGGGGCTGATGGCCTACTTCCCGGACACCCGCGTGGCACTCTATGTGGGACCTGCGTTCCTGGTGCTGCTGACGGTATTGTTCTACGTGTTCAAGCTGCAACCGACCAATGTGTCGCAAGGCGCGGTGAGTTCGGCTGCATAA
- a CDS encoding glucosyltransferase domain-containing protein: MGRFKRLVSEELGRRQVWLFFLLALLVYVLPLILADYPYIDDNWRSLSAGMAWAEEGRLFTEVFYNLLTFSSSAPNLFPLPLLIATLAMAAALTRLTFHYYPQPTLACCLVVLPLWYNPFFLQNLSYQYDGPAMTLSLVAVIYAITFRHPSRILQWLVPSFLVALALGLYQVSFNVFLGLCCLEALKGANDRLAWPQWCGVLGWKMAQAILGCLIYAVSAYPFTQHNRTSLLNWAAEPLLQLHINIGRVLEKIVLLFHGGLAWVFAGLLLCAVAGAIRLGFKVATRQDSPVKNLLVGLVCVLTVPVVTLLVSGMALFFRDFNEGARTLMGFAVLLLLLFYLSHLALVHIHERLPLLLVIPLLAMLSLSYAYGRVLTVQKVFAASAASSMAYDIASRRELREAKRIYLSVTYSDHWLVGAAGSFKQMPVLHYLLNIDFLVLAENLPKLGITNVVSERDRRNATRVGYQGYTPLLENQYYRIYLLGDYGFIVMKEPARIKVLHW, from the coding sequence ATGGGCCGGTTCAAGCGACTGGTCAGCGAAGAACTTGGACGCCGTCAGGTCTGGCTGTTTTTTCTGCTCGCACTGCTGGTGTACGTGCTGCCGCTGATTCTCGCCGACTATCCGTATATCGACGACAACTGGCGTTCGCTCTCGGCGGGCATGGCCTGGGCGGAGGAGGGCCGATTGTTCACCGAGGTGTTTTACAACCTGCTGACATTCAGCAGCAGCGCGCCGAACCTGTTTCCGTTGCCGCTGTTGATTGCCACGCTGGCCATGGCCGCGGCGCTGACCCGCCTGACCTTTCATTACTACCCGCAGCCGACGCTTGCCTGCTGCCTGGTGGTGTTGCCGCTCTGGTACAACCCCTTCTTCCTGCAAAACCTGTCCTATCAATACGACGGCCCCGCCATGACCTTGAGCCTGGTGGCGGTGATCTACGCGATCACTTTTCGTCACCCCTCGCGCATTCTGCAGTGGCTGGTGCCGTCCTTCCTGGTTGCGCTGGCGCTGGGGCTGTACCAGGTGAGCTTCAATGTGTTTCTCGGGCTGTGTTGCCTCGAGGCACTCAAAGGCGCCAATGACCGGCTGGCCTGGCCGCAGTGGTGCGGTGTGCTGGGCTGGAAAATGGCTCAGGCGATCCTTGGTTGTCTGATTTACGCCGTCAGTGCTTATCCGTTCACCCAACACAATCGCACGTCGCTGCTGAACTGGGCGGCGGAGCCGCTGCTGCAACTGCACATCAACATCGGTCGGGTGCTGGAAAAAATCGTGCTGCTGTTTCATGGCGGATTGGCCTGGGTGTTCGCCGGATTGCTGCTGTGCGCCGTGGCCGGCGCGATTCGGCTGGGGTTCAAGGTCGCGACGCGTCAGGACAGCCCGGTGAAGAACCTGCTGGTCGGCCTGGTCTGTGTGCTGACGGTGCCGGTGGTGACGCTGCTGGTGTCGGGGATGGCGCTGTTTTTTCGCGATTTCAATGAAGGGGCCAGGACGCTGATGGGGTTCGCGGTCCTGTTGCTGTTGTTGTTCTATTTGAGCCACCTGGCGTTGGTACACATCCACGAGCGGCTGCCGCTGCTGCTGGTGATTCCCCTGTTGGCGATGCTGTCGTTGTCGTATGCCTATGGCCGGGTGCTGACGGTGCAGAAAGTCTTCGCTGCCAGCGCGGCATCCAGCATGGCGTACGACATTGCATCCCGTCGAGAACTGCGCGAGGCCAAGCGCATCTACCTGTCGGTGACCTATTCCGATCACTGGCTGGTGGGGGCTGCGGGCTCGTTCAAGCAGATGCCGGTGTTGCACTACCTGCTGAACATCGACTTTTTGGTGTTGGCCGAAAACCTGCCGAAACTGGGCATCACCAACGTGGTGTCCGAACGGGATCGACGCAACGCAACCCGGGTGGGGTATCAGGGTTACACACCGTTGCTGGAGAACCAGTACTACCGGATTTATCTGCTGGGCGACTACGGCTTTATCGTCATGAAAGAGCCGGCCCGGATCAAGGTGCTGCACTGGTGA